The Apium graveolens cultivar Ventura chromosome 6, ASM990537v1, whole genome shotgun sequence genome contains a region encoding:
- the LOC141667466 gene encoding glycine cleavage system H protein, mitochondrial-like, translating into MALRVWASSAANALKLSSASTTHLSPAAPLSLSRCFSTVLDGLKYASSHEWVKHEGSVATIGITEHAQDHLGEVVFVELPEPGAAVTQASGFGAVESVKATSDVNSPISGEVIEVNTKLTETPGLINSGPYADGWMIKVKPSNPSELDSLMGPKEYTKFCEEEDAAH; encoded by the exons ATGGCTCTTAGGGTGTGGGCTTCTTCAGCTGCCAATGCACTTAAACTTTCCTCTGCTTCAACTACTCATCTCTCCCCTGCAGCACCTCTTTCACTCTCCAGATGTTTCTCTACAG TTCTGGATGGACTGAAGTATGCAAGTTCACATGAATGGGTGAAGCATGAAGGGTCAGTGGCTACTATTGGCATAACTGAACATGCTCAG GACCATCTCGGAGAAGTTGTGTTTGTGGAGCTGCCGGAGCCTGGTGCAGCAGTAACACAAGCCAGTGGCTTTGGAGCTGTGGAAAGTGTCAAGGCCACCAGTGATGTTAACTCCCCAATATCTGGAGAGGTTATTGAAGTTAACACAAAGCTTACCGAGACACCTGGATTG ATCAATTCAGGCCCATATGCAGATGGATGGATGATCAAGGTGAAGCCAAGCAATCCTTCCGAATTAGACTCCTTGATGGGTCCAAAAGAGTACACAAAATTCTGTGAAGAGGAAGATGCTGCACACTAA